A genomic segment from Corylus avellana chromosome ca5, CavTom2PMs-1.0 encodes:
- the LOC132183152 gene encoding uncharacterized protein LOC132183152 has translation MSSGSKAWVVAASIGVVEALKDQGFCRWNHTIRSAHQHAKNQLRSVPQAKKLPPSTSSAMVSSSVRDKKVKQSEESLRTVMYLSCWGPN, from the coding sequence ATGAGCTCAGGAAGCAAAGCTTGGGTTGTGGCAGCCAGTATTGGGGTGGTGGAGGCACTGAAAGACCAAGGATTCTGCAGGTGGAATCACACAATAAGATCAGCACACCAACATGCCAAGAATCAGCTCAGGTCTGTTCCTCAGGCCAAGAAGCTCCCACCTTCTACATCTTCTGCAATGGTTTCTAGCAGTGTGAGAGATAAGAAGGTGAAGCAATCAGAGGAGTCTCTAAGAACAGTCATGTATTTGAGCTGTTGGGGTCCAAACTGA